One Paenibacillus crassostreae DNA segment encodes these proteins:
- a CDS encoding S-layer homology domain-containing protein → MKKKTIFTILLTSIVLGGAFTIVNSKYIANAEQTSNVQLSDIETHWAKGTINKAVQLGYTAGYPDGTFKPNSNVTRAEFIKMTVEALKLPVETNTGGAWYEIYVNSAKKAELVVTSDFKSGDLNSPMTRKEMSRLAARAIAEKTTDDTKWMYLATKNGLITGLGAGELGETKNTTRAQSVTIIDRILTVNAGGTLPVDKYAVASAEVVWHGTNIFTVMPEVFTSNDPTKKDQDAELWKKDLMKITSKDGDWSGEVYSVIAIDLADPSDPNLKLIPPISKLKWQNNSSTSLAEGIPVSKWKDSYLIYYNNEIIYNKAPKHYASYLKHVPLSFTGTTNDRMAFRNGTLNRVAFVFKDTPLDQPIFLLPKKGWSQNSRLKIKISAPAVSSYFVAENYLLEIDGPYYKKY, encoded by the coding sequence ATGAAAAAGAAAACCATATTTACTATCCTTTTAACTTCTATAGTTTTAGGAGGAGCTTTCACTATTGTGAACAGCAAATACATAGCAAATGCTGAACAGACTTCTAATGTTCAATTATCCGATATTGAGACACATTGGGCAAAAGGTACGATCAACAAAGCGGTTCAACTCGGATATACCGCAGGCTATCCAGATGGCACATTTAAGCCGAATTCTAATGTAACGCGTGCTGAGTTCATCAAGATGACGGTAGAAGCTTTGAAATTACCTGTAGAGACAAATACCGGAGGGGCTTGGTATGAAATCTACGTTAATTCGGCTAAGAAAGCAGAGTTAGTTGTCACATCTGACTTCAAAAGTGGTGACTTGAATTCACCGATGACCAGAAAAGAAATGTCTCGACTAGCTGCGAGAGCGATAGCTGAAAAAACAACAGATGATACCAAATGGATGTATCTAGCAACCAAGAATGGCCTGATCACTGGGCTTGGTGCAGGTGAACTTGGTGAAACCAAAAATACTACACGTGCTCAGTCTGTAACGATCATCGATCGTATATTAACGGTGAATGCTGGTGGTACGCTTCCAGTAGATAAGTATGCTGTGGCAAGTGCCGAAGTGGTATGGCATGGTACGAATATATTCACAGTGATGCCCGAAGTGTTCACATCTAATGACCCTACCAAAAAAGATCAAGATGCAGAACTCTGGAAGAAAGATTTGATGAAGATTACTTCAAAAGATGGTGATTGGAGTGGGGAAGTATATTCCGTCATCGCGATTGATCTAGCAGATCCCAGTGATCCTAACTTGAAATTGATACCCCCAATTTCAAAGTTGAAATGGCAGAATAACTCATCCACATCTTTAGCTGAGGGTATCCCTGTTTCTAAATGGAAAGACAGTTATTTAATCTATTATAATAATGAAATTATATATAACAAGGCCCCTAAACATTATGCCTCATATCTAAAACATGTTCCTTTGTCTTTTACTGGAACAACTAATGATCGAATGGCATTTAGAAATGGAACTTTAAACAGAGTAGCCTTTGTATTTAAAGATACTCCGCTAGATCAGCCGATTTTCCTATTGCCTAAAAAGGGTTGGTCACAGAACAGTAGACTGAAAATAAAAATTTCTG